A genome region from Tolypothrix sp. PCC 7712 includes the following:
- a CDS encoding SDR family oxidoreductase, with amino-acid sequence MILVTGATGGIGRRVVRLLRQQEKSVRAFVRLSSRYSELEHRGAEIFIGDLRQDKDIQQACKGVDYIISAHGSGSDALSLDYRANIELIDQAKANGVKHFVLISVLGADRGYEDAPVFKAKRAVEKYLEASGVNYTILRPAGLASNLLPLAERFRETGLYLLIGDPKNRTSIVSTDDLAKIAVDSLTVEGARNQTLAVGGPEILTRGDIPQIFGRIFNKQPIVINAPLFAIDGLRSALGLFNPQTQQALGTYRTLLANEFFCTKDEITNLEKIFNFQLETLENFVRRYLAV; translated from the coding sequence ATGATTCTAGTCACTGGAGCCACCGGGGGAATTGGTCGCAGAGTCGTGCGACTATTACGCCAACAAGAGAAATCAGTGCGAGCATTTGTGCGTCTGAGTTCTCGTTACAGCGAATTAGAACACCGAGGAGCCGAAATCTTCATTGGTGATTTACGGCAAGATAAGGATATTCAACAAGCTTGTAAAGGTGTTGACTATATTATCAGCGCTCACGGTTCCGGTAGTGATGCTTTATCCTTAGACTACCGCGCCAATATTGAGCTAATTGACCAAGCAAAAGCTAATGGAGTCAAGCATTTTGTTTTGATTTCCGTATTGGGTGCTGACAGAGGCTATGAAGATGCGCCTGTGTTCAAAGCTAAACGCGCTGTAGAGAAATATCTAGAAGCTAGTGGCGTGAACTACACTATTTTACGTCCGGCCGGATTAGCATCAAACTTGCTACCATTAGCAGAACGGTTTCGTGAAACAGGGTTGTATCTGCTAATTGGCGATCCCAAAAATCGGACTTCGATTGTCAGTACAGATGATTTAGCTAAAATAGCGGTCGATTCTTTGACAGTGGAAGGCGCTCGTAACCAAACTTTAGCAGTAGGAGGGCCTGAGATTTTAACCCGTGGTGATATCCCGCAAATTTTTGGTCGCATCTTCAACAAACAGCCAATAGTAATTAATGCGCCCCTATTTGCTATTGATGGATTACGCAGTGCTTTGGGTTTATTTAATCCCCAAACACAACAAGCTTTGGGAACCTATCGGACTTTACTCGCCAATGAATTTTTCTGCACAAAAGACGAAATAACCAATTTAGAAAAGATTTTTAACTTTCAATTGGAAACTTTAGAAAATTTTGTGCGGCGCTATTTAGCTGTTTGA
- a CDS encoding HlyD family efflux transporter periplasmic adaptor subunit, which translates to MKYSLVANATQARQTKERFAKPDEQLSYELGKAVQELPPLYTRLLAGTVSLIVFGAIAWAHFSEIDEVAIASGELIASTQVRPITSLGGGTIIKIKVREGDRVNKDQVLIQRDPDLQQSDVNRLAKSTQLIQEDLQRLDAERVGVKSTGTKIQDELLNSRLTDFQARQATAEAEANRQQAIMAQAKVRLNRLQENLVNAKTSLGNAKTNLINAKTISLKTENNLAIAQKREQSLRTLMTPGAVPRVDYLEAQERLNRATTEITRSKDEVTNAQNKIIEAQDRVTSLEKDIAAQAQEIRQAEEAYQAARNQAQRLASERQSEILSQINKRKEELTNVAGQLEQAKKQEDDETIKAPFAGTIYKIKATKGPVQVGEELLSILPEGEEMLLEVKVLNRDIGFIREGMKAKVKMATFPFQEFGVIEGEVVQVSPNAVTDEKLGLVFPTRIKLNKHSITVRGQEVAFTPGMAANGEIVTRKKSVLTFIMEPVTRRFSEAFSVR; encoded by the coding sequence ATGAAATATTCCCTAGTTGCGAATGCTACTCAAGCGCGTCAGACAAAAGAGCGATTTGCTAAACCAGATGAACAATTGTCTTATGAATTGGGTAAGGCAGTACAGGAATTGCCACCGTTATACACTAGATTGTTGGCGGGAACGGTTAGCCTGATTGTATTTGGGGCGATCGCATGGGCACATTTCTCGGAAATTGATGAAGTAGCGATCGCGTCAGGGGAATTAATTGCATCTACACAAGTCAGGCCCATCACCTCTTTAGGTGGTGGCACAATTATTAAAATTAAAGTTAGAGAAGGCGATCGCGTTAATAAGGATCAAGTTTTAATTCAACGCGATCCAGATTTACAACAAAGTGATGTGAATCGCCTGGCTAAGTCTACTCAGTTGATTCAAGAAGACTTACAGCGTTTGGATGCTGAACGTGTGGGAGTTAAAAGTACTGGGACAAAAATCCAAGATGAGTTGTTAAACTCGCGGCTTACAGACTTCCAAGCGCGTCAAGCAACTGCGGAAGCGGAAGCCAATCGCCAGCAAGCAATTATGGCTCAGGCTAAAGTGCGACTCAATCGGTTACAAGAAAACCTCGTTAATGCCAAAACTAGTTTAGGTAATGCCAAAACTAACTTAATTAACGCGAAAACTATCAGTTTGAAAACAGAAAATAATTTGGCGATCGCGCAAAAACGAGAACAAAGCCTACGCACTTTGATGACTCCTGGTGCTGTACCCAGAGTTGATTACCTAGAGGCGCAAGAAAGATTAAATCGGGCTACTACAGAAATTACCAGGTCTAAAGATGAAGTAACTAACGCTCAAAATAAAATTATCGAGGCACAAGATAGAGTTACATCCTTAGAAAAAGATATCGCCGCCCAAGCCCAAGAAATTCGCCAAGCCGAAGAAGCTTATCAAGCCGCACGCAATCAAGCACAGCGTTTAGCTTCAGAACGCCAAAGTGAAATTCTCTCCCAAATTAACAAGCGCAAAGAAGAACTCACCAATGTTGCTGGGCAATTAGAACAAGCTAAAAAGCAAGAAGACGATGAAACAATTAAAGCCCCCTTTGCAGGCACAATTTACAAAATTAAAGCCACTAAAGGGCCAGTACAAGTTGGTGAAGAGTTACTTTCAATTTTGCCAGAAGGTGAAGAGATGTTATTAGAAGTCAAAGTCCTCAACCGCGATATCGGATTTATCCGCGAGGGGATGAAGGCAAAGGTAAAAATGGCAACTTTTCCCTTTCAAGAATTTGGTGTGATTGAAGGTGAAGTGGTGCAAGTTAGCCCCAATGCAGTTACTGATGAAAAATTAGGTTTAGTATTCCCCACCAGAATTAAACTCAATAAACATTCAATTACTGTCCGGGGTCAAGAAGTTGCATTTACCCCAGGGATGGCTGCTAATGGTGAAATTGTCACTCGTAAAAAGTCGGTTTTAACATTCATTATGGAACCAGTAACCCGACGCTTTAGCGAGGCCTTTTCTGTGAGGTAG
- a CDS encoding pre-peptidase C-terminal domain-containing protein, producing the protein MPSDNAGNTLNTALGFNLNSGTQSFTDWVGVGDNNDYYGLNFTSRSALSLCLNNLTADANLELLNSSGELIAISANSNSISESINSILDAGSYYIRVYQGTNNSETNYSLSVSTQNHQTDLVWRNSATGQNALWYMNNDTLLNGVFFNGVADTSWKIEGSGDFNNDGHSDIVWRNSANGQNALWYMNGEQLLSGVFFNSVSDTNWKIQGTADFNNDGYSDIVWRNSATGQNALWYMKGDQLLNGVFFNSVTDTNWKIEGTGDFNKDGYSDIVWRNSATGQNALWYMKSDQLLNGVFFNSVTDTSWKIEGTADFNNDGYSDIVWRNSANGQNALWYMSSAQLLNGVFFDGVSDANWQITGVSTNWSEPTAIDIAGNTTANAFKMGTVSGSGNFRDRLSAVDLNDYYEFNLSTYSDFNLSLNELTADANVQLLNSNGAVIQTSSNAGSTAESMSLKLGAGNYYIQVYQSGSTATNYNLTVSATPSTDPGNSLGNAEVENSAVFSRSEQVSATDINDFYRFSVNQSGVFTANLTGLTSDADVRLIKDINGSGAIDTAQLYNSTTGVLDTGEILAWQWERGTISESIRRFLDAGNYYLQVMSYNNQTANYNLSTDFTPTASDNLSFSLSPSFGSNINATAQATIQKAINFWKGAIAYSSFNTAQTFALTVVEDTSITGSTLAQGNYLTTATDAKGHIIPTSGKLTLSSGYLNTLNTVANYTPDIIIHEIGHALGLVGLLNSSAVDPATGTYKANTYAGWVYGELRGTFSQTAIPMTTGIGEGSDYIHWKEEVFGSETMTHITKGATSSFSQLSLAALRDIGWNVNFGAAQPYSLPLGGTPSSLANVVYNYNNGNVVAAGTSFTGGYYSYVVNSEFTDQLHRIQLGGTGTISATLDNLTANADMRLIYDANNNGLIDTGEVIATSANTGTTSESFNLSNLAAGNYYIDVYATNYLDSLGNKLSVDSSYKLNFNKIASA; encoded by the coding sequence ATGCCTTCTGACAATGCAGGTAATACATTAAATACAGCTTTAGGTTTTAATCTTAATTCCGGCACCCAAAGCTTCACCGATTGGGTGGGAGTTGGAGATAATAACGATTACTATGGTTTGAATTTTACTAGTCGCAGTGCCTTAAGTCTTTGCCTCAATAATTTGACTGCCGATGCGAATTTAGAACTACTCAACAGTAGTGGTGAATTGATTGCTATTTCGGCAAATTCCAACAGTATATCTGAATCAATTAATAGTATTCTGGATGCTGGAAGTTATTACATTCGAGTTTACCAAGGTACTAATAATTCTGAGACTAATTACAGTCTTTCTGTATCAACTCAAAATCATCAAACAGACTTAGTGTGGCGCAACTCTGCTACAGGGCAAAATGCCTTGTGGTACATGAATAATGATACACTTCTCAACGGCGTGTTCTTTAATGGTGTGGCCGATACTAGTTGGAAAATTGAGGGAAGTGGTGATTTCAATAATGACGGTCATTCAGATATTGTGTGGCGTAACTCTGCTAACGGGCAAAATGCCTTGTGGTATATGAATGGCGAACAACTCCTCAGCGGTGTGTTCTTTAATAGCGTTTCTGATACTAACTGGAAAATTCAGGGAACGGCTGATTTTAATAATGATGGTTACTCAGACATCGTGTGGCGCAATTCTGCTACAGGGCAAAATGCTTTGTGGTACATGAAGGGCGATCAACTTCTCAACGGTGTGTTCTTTAATAGCGTTACTGATACTAACTGGAAAATTGAAGGAACGGGTGATTTCAATAAGGATGGCTATTCAGACATCGTGTGGCGCAATTCTGCTACAGGGCAAAATGCCTTGTGGTATATGAAGAGCGATCAACTTCTTAACGGTGTATTCTTTAATAGCGTTACTGATACTAGCTGGAAAATTGAGGGAACGGCTGATTTCAATAATGATGGTTACTCAGACATCGTATGGCGTAACTCTGCTAATGGGCAAAATGCCTTATGGTACATGAGTAGCGCTCAACTCCTCAACGGTGTATTCTTTGATGGCGTTTCCGATGCTAACTGGCAAATTACTGGCGTTAGTACTAACTGGAGCGAACCAACTGCTATTGATATTGCTGGTAATACCACTGCTAATGCTTTTAAGATGGGTACAGTGAGTGGTAGTGGTAATTTCCGCGATCGCCTCAGTGCTGTTGACTTGAATGATTATTATGAGTTCAACTTATCGACTTATAGCGACTTTAACCTCTCACTGAACGAATTAACTGCAGATGCTAATGTGCAACTGCTTAACAGTAATGGAGCAGTGATTCAAACTAGCTCTAATGCTGGCTCGACAGCAGAATCTATGAGCCTGAAATTAGGTGCGGGTAACTATTATATTCAAGTTTATCAATCGGGTAGTACTGCCACTAACTATAATTTGACTGTTTCTGCTACTCCTTCAACAGATCCAGGTAATTCTTTAGGTAATGCTGAAGTAGAAAACTCAGCCGTTTTCTCGCGGAGTGAACAAGTCAGTGCTACAGATATTAATGATTTTTACCGTTTTAGTGTGAATCAGTCTGGTGTGTTTACAGCCAATTTAACTGGTTTAACTAGCGATGCTGATGTTCGCTTAATTAAAGATATTAATGGCAGTGGTGCGATTGATACTGCTCAACTCTACAACTCTACAACTGGAGTTTTAGATACTGGAGAGATTCTCGCTTGGCAATGGGAACGTGGTACTATTAGCGAATCTATTCGTCGGTTTCTGGATGCAGGTAATTATTATCTGCAAGTGATGAGCTATAACAATCAAACTGCTAACTATAATCTCAGCACGGACTTTACCCCTACTGCTAGCGATAATTTGAGTTTTTCTCTTAGTCCTTCCTTTGGTAGCAACATCAACGCCACTGCACAAGCTACGATTCAAAAGGCAATTAACTTCTGGAAGGGTGCGATCGCTTATAGCAGTTTCAATACTGCTCAAACTTTTGCATTAACAGTTGTTGAAGACACTTCCATCACTGGCAGTACTTTAGCTCAAGGTAACTATTTAACCACAGCCACAGATGCTAAAGGTCATATCATACCGACTTCTGGGAAATTAACACTCAGTAGTGGCTATCTCAATACCTTAAATACGGTTGCTAATTATACTCCAGATATAATTATTCACGAGATTGGTCACGCTTTAGGACTTGTCGGCTTACTCAACAGTTCAGCTGTTGATCCAGCTACGGGAACTTATAAAGCCAATACTTATGCAGGCTGGGTTTATGGGGAATTAAGAGGAACATTTAGCCAAACAGCCATCCCCATGACAACGGGTATCGGCGAAGGTTCTGACTATATCCATTGGAAAGAGGAAGTCTTTGGTAGCGAAACCATGACTCATATCACCAAAGGCGCAACCTCGTCCTTTAGCCAATTGTCTCTAGCGGCGCTGCGAGATATTGGTTGGAATGTTAACTTTGGTGCAGCCCAACCTTATAGTTTGCCTTTAGGTGGAACTCCAAGTTCCCTGGCTAACGTGGTTTATAACTATAACAACGGCAATGTCGTAGCCGCAGGGACTAGTTTCACAGGCGGATATTATTCCTATGTCGTCAATAGCGAATTTACTGACCAACTCCACCGCATTCAACTAGGTGGTACAGGTACGATATCAGCAACTCTCGATAACTTGACTGCGAATGCAGATATGAGGTTAATTTACGATGCCAATAATAATGGCTTGATTGATACAGGAGAAGTCATCGCCACTTCTGCTAATACTGGTACCACATCAGAATCGTTTAATCTCTCTAATCTAGCTGCAGGTAATTACTATATCGATGTTTATGCCACCAACTATCTAGATTCTCTTGGCAACAAGCTGTCAGTGGATAGTAGTTACAAGTTGAATTTTAACAAGATAGCATCAGCATAA
- a CDS encoding RNA-guided endonuclease InsQ/TnpB family protein: protein MIVYEFKVKGKDKQYQAIDEAIRTSQFIQNKCLRYWMDNKDSKVDKYALNKYCAVLAAEFPFADELNSMARQSAAERSWSAIARFYDNCKKKVKGKKGFPKFKKNCRSVEYKSTGWKLSSSRKAITFSDNKGIGTLKLKGTYDLNYYDIKQIKRVRLMRRADGYYAQFAIDVNVKIATQPTNQVVGIDLGLKYFIADNKGNVEPSPQFYRKSQKQLNRANRQKSKKFSKDRKKAKQRQSNNYHKARNRYARKHLKVSRQRKEYCKRLAYSVIQSNDLVAYEDLNVKGLVKNRHLAKSISDAGWYTFRSWLEYFGHKYGKVSVAVPPYNTSQNCSNCGKKVKKSLSTRTHVCPHCGYTEDRDINAAINILRLGLSTVGHTGTYARGDLPSWAVGASLLSNGESMNQESPHL from the coding sequence ATGATTGTTTACGAGTTCAAAGTCAAGGGAAAAGACAAACAATATCAGGCGATAGACGAAGCAATTCGTACTAGCCAGTTCATTCAAAATAAGTGCTTACGCTACTGGATGGACAACAAAGATTCAAAAGTAGATAAGTACGCATTGAATAAATACTGCGCTGTATTAGCTGCAGAATTCCCCTTTGCTGATGAACTCAATTCAATGGCTAGGCAGTCTGCGGCTGAACGTTCTTGGAGTGCGATAGCTAGGTTTTACGATAACTGCAAGAAAAAGGTTAAAGGTAAAAAGGGGTTTCCAAAGTTCAAGAAAAACTGCCGTTCAGTGGAATATAAATCAACTGGATGGAAGCTTTCATCAAGCAGGAAAGCCATCACCTTTTCAGACAATAAAGGTATTGGAACTCTGAAATTAAAGGGAACCTATGACCTTAATTACTATGACATCAAGCAAATTAAACGGGTGCGCTTAATGCGTCGTGCTGATGGATATTATGCCCAATTTGCGATTGATGTTAACGTCAAAATCGCAACTCAACCTACAAATCAAGTAGTGGGTATCGACTTGGGGTTGAAGTACTTCATTGCTGACAACAAAGGTAATGTTGAACCATCTCCCCAGTTTTACCGCAAGTCACAAAAGCAATTAAACCGCGCCAATCGCCAAAAATCCAAGAAGTTCAGCAAGGATAGGAAAAAAGCCAAACAACGGCAATCAAACAATTACCACAAGGCTAGAAATAGATATGCCCGGAAGCATTTAAAAGTAAGTAGGCAGCGAAAAGAGTATTGCAAGAGATTGGCGTACTCCGTCATCCAATCTAACGATTTGGTAGCCTACGAAGATTTAAATGTGAAAGGGTTGGTTAAAAATCGACATCTAGCTAAATCTATTTCTGATGCTGGCTGGTACACTTTTCGCAGTTGGTTAGAATATTTTGGACACAAATATGGAAAGGTGAGTGTTGCAGTTCCTCCCTACAACACAAGCCAGAATTGCTCTAACTGTGGCAAGAAAGTGAAAAAGTCTTTGTCTACTAGGACTCACGTTTGCCCTCATTGTGGATACACAGAAGACAGAGATATCAACGCAGCAATCAACATTTTGAGGCTAGGACTCAGTACCGTGGGACACACGGGAACTTACGCTAGGGGAGATTTGCCCTCTTGGGCGGTTGGCGCAAGCCTGCTGTCTAACGGCGAGTCGATGAACCAAGAATCCCCTCACCTTTAG